The following coding sequences lie in one Amycolatopsis cihanbeyliensis genomic window:
- the cobF gene encoding precorrin-6A synthase (deacetylating), translated as MRKIFVIGIGAGDPEQVTVQAIRKLNEVDVFFLLDKGQAKEDLVSLRREILDRYIEQPSYRVAVAEDPQRDRTAGDYVGAVRDWHQRRADVYEALIRDEVEDGGCGAVLAWGDPTLYDNIIAMLNTVLDRGTVEFEFEVIPGVSSIATLTARHRTILNQIGKPVQLTTGRRLARGFPEGVDDVVVMLDAHCTFAELPDTDLDIYWGAYLGTPDEILVSGPVAEVADRIRTTRAEARARKGWVMDTYLLRRRASSTEEPPG; from the coding sequence ATGAGGAAGATCTTCGTGATCGGCATCGGCGCTGGCGACCCGGAGCAGGTCACCGTCCAGGCCATCCGGAAGCTCAACGAGGTGGACGTGTTCTTCCTGCTGGACAAGGGCCAGGCCAAGGAGGACCTGGTGAGCCTGCGGCGGGAGATCCTCGATCGGTACATCGAGCAACCGTCCTACCGGGTGGCGGTGGCCGAGGACCCGCAGCGGGACCGCACCGCGGGTGACTACGTCGGCGCGGTCCGCGACTGGCACCAGCGCCGGGCCGATGTGTACGAAGCTCTCATCCGGGACGAGGTCGAGGACGGGGGTTGCGGCGCGGTGCTGGCCTGGGGCGACCCCACCCTCTACGACAACATCATCGCCATGCTGAACACCGTGCTGGATCGGGGCACGGTGGAGTTCGAGTTCGAGGTGATCCCCGGGGTCAGCAGTATCGCCACGCTCACCGCGCGGCACCGCACCATCCTCAACCAGATCGGCAAGCCGGTGCAGCTCACCACCGGAAGGCGACTGGCGCGGGGCTTCCCGGAGGGGGTGGACGACGTCGTCGTCATGCTCGACGCGCACTGCACCTTCGCCGAGCTCCCGGACACCGACCTGGACATCTACTGGGGCGCCTACCTCGGCACGCCGGACGAGATCCTGGTCTCCGGTCCGGTCGCCGAGGTCGCCGACCGGATCAGGACCACCCGCGCCGAGGCACGTGCGCGCAAGGGCTGGGTGATGGACACCTACCTGCTGCGCAGGCGGGCCTCGAGCACGGAGGAGCCGCCCGGGTAG
- a CDS encoding cob(I)yrinic acid a,c-diamide adenosyltransferase yields the protein MKIYTRKGDSGETGIWGGKRLGKDEARMEAIGTVDEVNAAIGVAVAHGVPDGVAELLQTAQNTLFVVGCELMAPERTGSGASVPRLTGNEVPEMEAAIDELDQRLPELRNFILPSGTVAAAQIHLARGVCRRAERSVATVRRAEEVGTEVSAYLNRLADLLFVLARYVNHDAGITEIPWAPRG from the coding sequence GTGAAGATCTACACCCGCAAGGGCGACTCCGGCGAAACCGGTATCTGGGGTGGCAAGCGGCTCGGCAAGGACGAGGCGCGGATGGAGGCCATCGGCACGGTGGACGAGGTGAACGCGGCGATCGGCGTCGCCGTGGCGCACGGGGTGCCGGACGGCGTGGCGGAGCTCCTGCAAACCGCACAGAACACCCTGTTCGTGGTGGGTTGCGAGCTGATGGCGCCGGAACGCACCGGGTCCGGCGCCTCGGTTCCCCGGCTGACCGGGAACGAGGTGCCGGAGATGGAAGCCGCGATCGACGAGCTGGACCAGCGGCTGCCGGAGCTGCGGAACTTCATCCTGCCCAGCGGGACGGTGGCGGCGGCGCAGATCCACCTCGCCCGCGGGGTGTGCAGGCGGGCCGAGCGCAGCGTGGCCACGGTGCGCCGCGCCGAGGAGGTCGGCACCGAGGTGTCGGCCTACCTGAACCGCCTGGCCGACCTGCTGTTCGTGCTGGCCCGCTACGTCAACCACGACGCGGGGATCACGGAGATCCCCTGGGCACCACGCGGCTGA
- a CDS encoding helical backbone metal receptor, which yields MARVRTELDDMSFQVQLPQQVRRVVSLVPSLTDALAATDRRLLAGATTWCTHPPDLEVERVRGTKNPNVRRIIAMAPDLVLLNKEENRKLDHERLTAAGIPVWVTVVEDVGSALRALDRLFTVALDRAAPDWLVSATRRLGGPVPDPVASAVICVWRDPWMVVGSNNFATDLLRRIGVRNVYAEHPGRYPHMPLAEIQAAGTDLVILPDEPYPFSAEDGPAEFPGTATVVDGRLLTWYGPSLVDAKQTLGQQLGLIGKGA from the coding sequence ATGGCCCGCGTGCGTACCGAGCTGGACGACATGTCCTTCCAGGTCCAGCTCCCCCAGCAGGTACGGCGGGTGGTCTCCCTGGTGCCGTCGCTCACCGACGCGCTGGCCGCGACCGACCGGCGGTTGCTCGCCGGGGCGACCACCTGGTGCACGCACCCGCCCGACCTCGAGGTGGAACGCGTGCGCGGCACCAAGAACCCCAATGTTCGGCGCATCATCGCCATGGCACCCGACCTGGTGCTGCTGAACAAGGAGGAGAACCGCAAGCTCGACCACGAACGGCTGACCGCGGCCGGGATTCCGGTGTGGGTGACCGTGGTGGAGGACGTGGGCAGCGCCCTGCGGGCCCTGGATCGGCTGTTCACGGTCGCGTTGGACCGGGCGGCGCCGGACTGGCTGGTCTCGGCGACCCGGCGGCTCGGCGGGCCGGTGCCCGACCCGGTCGCCAGCGCGGTGATCTGCGTGTGGCGCGATCCGTGGATGGTGGTCGGGAGCAACAACTTCGCCACCGACCTGTTGCGGCGGATCGGCGTGCGGAACGTGTACGCCGAGCACCCCGGCCGCTACCCGCATATGCCGCTGGCGGAGATCCAGGCCGCGGGCACCGACCTGGTGATCCTGCCCGACGAGCCGTACCCGTTCTCCGCCGAGGACGGGCCCGCCGAGTTTCCCGGTACGGCGACGGTGGTCGACGGCCGCCTGCTGACCTGGTACGGCCCCTCGCTCGTGGACGCCAAGCAAACACTGGGCCAGCAGCTCGGTCTGATCGGAAAAGGTGCGTAG
- a CDS encoding Xaa-Pro dipeptidyl-peptidase: MKIRRIAILATAAMVGISTVGISQAHAEVPRIEVRDGATQPAFSRANAIVESVYVAAGMDSDGDGEQDRIALDIIRPAETASGLRVPTVMQASPYYDLTGLGAAGHAAGDDTRIPRPMGFDRWYDDYFVPRGYAVVEVEMQGTSRSTGCPTTGGPEDTRSVQAAIDWLNGRAPGYRADGSEVHADWSTGKVGMAGVSYNGTLPNAAAAAGVDGLTTIVPIAAISSWYDYTRDQGIGYRGDWGYRYPEWLGRYVISQEQRPICRDVLAELGNNAADGTYGYTPFYDVRNYRDSADKVKASVFVVHGQEDWNVKPNHFSRWWAKLAEQDVPRKLWLHREAHVDPISVRPEEWQRQIGAWMDYWLQGIDNGIMDEPMVDLQRPDGHWENYRDWPAPEAQDSALWLERYNRLLPTRPGSERIRRFTDDLDQSEDMMIAEPDRERPHRLAFTTRPLQRDLRISGTPSLQVEMAANQTGTPLTALLVDYGPNQPLIPQDKTPEELFASSCTPRDVADRTGCAKPSTMLRNDNPYSVVTRGSIDTRNREGLTEEQPLQPGLQYEVNWETHPKDYVFPAGHRIGVVLVANDESYIAPDAAGATVLVTLGASKLTLPVVGGPPALARTLGSAG, from the coding sequence ATGAAAATACGAAGAATCGCGATTCTGGCAACTGCTGCAATGGTAGGAATTTCCACGGTGGGTATTTCGCAGGCACACGCCGAGGTGCCGCGGATCGAGGTACGTGACGGGGCTACCCAGCCGGCGTTCTCCAGAGCGAACGCGATCGTCGAGTCCGTCTACGTGGCAGCCGGTATGGACTCCGACGGCGACGGCGAACAGGACCGGATCGCGCTCGACATCATCCGGCCCGCGGAGACCGCGAGCGGTCTGCGGGTGCCGACCGTGATGCAGGCCAGCCCGTACTACGACCTCACCGGGCTCGGGGCCGCCGGCCACGCGGCGGGGGACGATACGCGGATTCCGCGGCCCATGGGCTTCGACCGGTGGTACGACGACTATTTCGTGCCCCGCGGTTACGCCGTGGTCGAGGTGGAGATGCAGGGCACGTCCCGGTCCACCGGCTGCCCGACGACCGGCGGGCCGGAGGACACGCGCAGCGTGCAGGCGGCGATCGACTGGCTGAACGGGCGCGCCCCGGGCTACCGCGCGGACGGCAGCGAGGTGCACGCCGACTGGAGCACCGGCAAGGTGGGCATGGCGGGGGTGTCCTACAACGGCACCCTGCCCAACGCGGCGGCGGCAGCCGGGGTGGACGGGCTCACCACCATCGTGCCGATCGCCGCGATCTCCAGTTGGTACGACTACACCCGTGATCAGGGCATCGGTTACCGGGGCGACTGGGGCTACCGGTATCCGGAATGGCTCGGTAGGTACGTGATCAGCCAGGAACAACGACCGATTTGCCGGGATGTACTGGCCGAACTCGGGAACAACGCGGCGGACGGGACGTACGGCTACACCCCGTTCTACGACGTTCGCAATTACCGCGACTCGGCGGACAAGGTCAAGGCTTCGGTGTTCGTCGTGCACGGCCAGGAGGACTGGAACGTCAAGCCGAACCACTTCTCCCGCTGGTGGGCCAAGCTCGCCGAGCAGGACGTACCGCGCAAGCTGTGGCTGCACCGCGAGGCACACGTGGACCCGATCTCGGTCCGGCCGGAGGAGTGGCAGCGGCAGATCGGGGCCTGGATGGACTACTGGTTGCAGGGTATCGACAACGGGATCATGGACGAGCCCATGGTCGACCTGCAGCGGCCCGACGGCCACTGGGAGAACTACCGCGACTGGCCCGCCCCGGAGGCGCAGGACTCCGCCCTGTGGCTGGAGCGGTACAACCGGCTGCTGCCGACGCGGCCCGGCAGCGAGCGGATCCGGCGGTTCACCGACGACCTCGACCAGAGCGAGGACATGATGATCGCCGAGCCGGACCGCGAACGGCCGCACCGGCTGGCCTTCACCACCAGGCCACTACAGCGGGACCTGCGAATCTCCGGTACCCCGTCGTTGCAGGTCGAGATGGCCGCGAACCAGACCGGCACACCGCTGACCGCGCTACTGGTCGACTACGGCCCCAACCAGCCGCTGATCCCGCAGGACAAGACGCCGGAAGAGCTGTTCGCCAGTTCCTGCACCCCGCGCGACGTGGCTGACCGCACCGGCTGCGCGAAGCCGTCCACGATGCTGCGCAACGACAATCCCTACTCCGTGGTCACCCGGGGTTCGATCGACACCCGGAACAGGGAAGGGCTGACCGAGGAGCAGCCGTTGCAGCCCGGACTGCAGTACGAGGTCAACTGGGAGACCCACCCGAAGGACTACGTCTTCCCCGCGGGGCATCGGATCGGTGTGGTGCTGGTGGCCAATGACGAGTCCTACATCGCCCCCGACGCGGCCGGGGCCACCGTGCTGGTCACCCTCGGCGCCAGCAAGCTGACGCTGCCGGTCGTCGGCGGGCCGCCCGCGCTGGCCCGGACGCTCGGGTCCGCCGGGTAA
- a CDS encoding AfsR/SARP family transcriptional regulator has product MASDHRLSFAVLGPLLVSRAGTPLTIRSGRQRALLGALLIRAGGTVSADELVDGLWGDRPPAAAHATLQTYVMRLRRSLADTTEPRLIRTEPGGYAIHPEPDRLDLTRFRRLRDDATTAAERGDLAEEARLLGAAQALWRGRLLADLPSLGAGHDLAAQLEEQWLALVERRYAAELELGRHAEIVGDLHALVADHPLRERLWAQLMRALHESGQHAQALDVYRRAGDALADELGVAPNTELRELHLAVLTATPEPGGPPPPGAPAWLPRANRDFTGRAAEIDLLRTGLRGGADTWVITGPGGVGKTSLAVHAAHLVRTRYPDGQLYLNLRGTESRPVDPGAALERMLRGLGVPGRAIPASPADRAEEFLSILADRNVLLVLDDAADERQVRPLLPRTTTSAALVTSRHPLAGLEQAKVIPLDLLSERDALQFIRDTVGARRVDGEPRAAAEIARYCGGLPLALRIATARLEWRPHWRLDRLAVRLADERRRLDELRVGDLDVRANLSYGYHRLDEPHRRGFRLLAMLDAPDFPAWVAAPLLGLDPDPAEDLVEALVDARLAVCVGRDTLGQVRYRLHDLLRTFGRELAAAEDIEPRSALRPVFELWQALAERADRGLAHLPLCRAPAGTPGPALAGELATLLLADPLAWFEAEWLSLRAAVEQSSALGLAEQTRGLAVASAAFCDLQARFADWEHVHRIALRHPETRADPVLLQQRGVLHCRRRRFAAAHADFTAANEGFAAGGDAGGAGYARHGIGWAHEWSGRQEQAREHHRAALEHFAAAGDRYGEVDVLCSLGAIERRAGRFAAAESYLSRADELARRLADDALLVATTLELGRLRHAAGYPERAVAYLEECLGTARLLGDPDMVTSVRLYLADSYLRIGGTDLAERHIRTALAAAERQDNALIHGWATRLLSRVPGAPGTALLLAERAVAIAEQLESPFEFARALRQFGNTLAAAGRAEAARHSLARAAELLTASGLHAEAGEARSELDACAAEQLRS; this is encoded by the coding sequence TTGGCCAGTGATCACCGTCTGTCCTTCGCCGTGCTCGGGCCGCTGCTGGTCAGCCGGGCCGGTACGCCGCTGACCATCCGTTCGGGCAGGCAGCGGGCACTGCTGGGGGCGCTGCTCATCCGGGCGGGCGGCACCGTCTCCGCGGACGAGCTGGTCGACGGTCTGTGGGGAGACCGGCCGCCCGCCGCCGCGCACGCCACCCTGCAGACCTACGTGATGCGGCTGCGCCGGAGCCTCGCGGACACCACCGAACCGCGGCTCATCCGCACCGAACCGGGCGGGTACGCCATCCACCCGGAGCCGGACCGGCTGGACCTCACCCGGTTCCGGCGGTTGCGGGACGACGCCACCACCGCCGCCGAGCGCGGTGACCTCGCCGAGGAGGCCCGCCTGCTCGGCGCGGCGCAGGCGCTGTGGCGCGGGCGGCTGCTGGCCGACCTGCCCTCGCTCGGCGCAGGCCATGACCTGGCGGCCCAGCTCGAGGAGCAGTGGTTGGCGCTGGTCGAGCGCAGGTACGCGGCGGAGCTGGAGCTCGGCAGGCACGCCGAGATCGTCGGCGACCTCCACGCGCTGGTCGCCGACCACCCGTTGCGCGAGCGGCTGTGGGCACAGCTGATGCGGGCCCTGCACGAAAGCGGGCAGCACGCGCAGGCCCTCGACGTCTACCGAAGAGCCGGCGACGCCCTCGCCGACGAGCTGGGCGTCGCGCCGAACACCGAGCTGCGCGAGTTGCACCTGGCAGTGCTCACCGCGACACCCGAGCCGGGTGGGCCACCGCCGCCCGGCGCTCCGGCCTGGCTGCCCCGGGCGAACCGGGACTTCACCGGGCGAGCCGCGGAGATCGACCTGCTCCGCACCGGGCTGCGCGGCGGCGCGGACACCTGGGTGATCACCGGGCCCGGCGGGGTCGGCAAGACCAGCCTGGCCGTGCACGCGGCCCACCTGGTCCGCACGCGGTACCCGGACGGGCAGCTGTACCTGAACCTGCGCGGCACCGAGTCGCGTCCGGTGGACCCCGGCGCGGCGCTCGAGCGCATGCTGCGCGGGCTCGGCGTGCCCGGAAGGGCCATTCCCGCCTCCCCCGCCGACCGCGCGGAGGAGTTCCTCAGCATCCTCGCCGATCGCAACGTGCTGCTCGTGCTGGACGATGCGGCGGACGAGCGGCAGGTGCGGCCCCTGCTGCCACGTACCACCACCTCGGCCGCCCTGGTCACCAGCCGCCACCCGCTCGCCGGCCTGGAGCAGGCCAAGGTCATCCCGCTGGACCTGCTGTCGGAGCGGGATGCGCTGCAGTTCATCCGGGATACCGTCGGCGCGCGGAGGGTCGACGGCGAGCCGCGGGCGGCCGCGGAGATCGCGCGGTACTGTGGTGGGCTGCCGCTCGCGCTGCGGATCGCGACGGCACGCCTGGAGTGGCGGCCGCACTGGCGGCTGGACCGGCTCGCGGTCCGCCTCGCCGACGAGCGGCGCAGGCTGGACGAGCTACGGGTCGGGGACCTCGACGTCCGCGCCAACCTCAGCTACGGCTATCACCGCCTGGACGAGCCGCACCGCCGGGGGTTCCGGCTGCTCGCCATGCTGGACGCGCCCGACTTCCCCGCCTGGGTCGCGGCGCCGCTGCTCGGCCTCGATCCGGACCCGGCGGAGGACCTGGTCGAGGCTCTGGTGGACGCCCGCCTCGCGGTCTGCGTCGGGCGGGACACGCTGGGCCAGGTGCGGTACCGGCTGCACGATCTGCTGCGTACCTTCGGCAGGGAGCTGGCCGCCGCCGAGGACATCGAGCCGAGGTCGGCCCTGCGGCCGGTGTTCGAGCTGTGGCAGGCGCTGGCGGAACGCGCGGACCGGGGGTTGGCGCACCTGCCGCTGTGCCGTGCCCCCGCCGGCACGCCGGGGCCGGCGCTGGCCGGTGAGCTCGCGACGCTGCTGCTGGCCGACCCCCTCGCCTGGTTCGAAGCCGAATGGCTGAGCCTGCGCGCCGCGGTCGAGCAGAGTTCCGCGCTCGGGCTGGCCGAACAGACCCGCGGGCTGGCGGTGGCCTCCGCGGCGTTCTGCGACCTCCAGGCCCGGTTCGCCGACTGGGAACACGTGCACCGGATCGCGCTGCGGCACCCGGAGACCCGCGCCGACCCGGTTCTCCTCCAGCAGCGCGGCGTGCTGCACTGCCGCCGGCGCCGGTTCGCGGCCGCACACGCCGACTTCACCGCGGCGAACGAGGGCTTCGCGGCCGGCGGGGACGCCGGTGGCGCCGGGTACGCCCGCCACGGGATCGGCTGGGCGCACGAGTGGTCGGGGCGGCAGGAGCAGGCGCGCGAGCACCACCGCGCCGCGCTGGAACACTTCGCCGCCGCGGGCGACCGGTACGGCGAGGTGGACGTGCTGTGCTCGCTCGGCGCCATCGAGCGCAGGGCGGGCCGCTTCGCCGCCGCCGAGTCCTACCTCAGCCGGGCGGACGAGCTGGCGCGGCGGTTGGCCGACGACGCCCTGCTGGTGGCGACCACGCTCGAGCTCGGCCGCCTGCGCCATGCCGCCGGGTACCCGGAACGGGCGGTGGCCTACCTCGAGGAATGCCTCGGCACCGCCCGGCTGCTCGGGGATCCCGACATGGTGACCAGCGTCCGGCTGTACCTCGCCGACTCCTACCTGCGGATCGGCGGTACCGACCTGGCGGAGCGACACATCAGGACCGCGCTGGCCGCGGCCGAGCGGCAGGACAACGCCCTGATCCACGGCTGGGCGACCCGGCTGCTCAGCCGCGTGCCGGGCGCACCCGGAACCGCGCTGCTGCTGGCCGAACGTGCCGTCGCGATCGCCGAGCAACTGGAGTCCCCGTTCGAGTTCGCCAGGGCACTGCGGCAGTTCGGCAACACCCTTGCCGCGGCGGGCAGGGCGGAGGCCGCGCGGCATTCGCTCGCCCGCGCCGCCGAGTTGCTCACCGCGAGCGGGCTGCACGCGGAGGCCGGGGAGGCGCGGAGCGAGCTGGACGCCTGCGCCGCCGAGCAGCTCAGGAGTTGA
- a CDS encoding M23 family metallopeptidase, giving the protein MRLTRFLGAVAAAAMGLGALTVANAPEASAATNFQMPFPCNQTWSGQTRTNHSPRLAVDFNRAGDHGDTVVASASGTVSKVRNEGNTSYGRWIEIDHGSGWTTRYAHLSTQNVSVGARVAQGQKIGEVGNTGGSTGAHLHFEERLNGAAQRIKFNGSQIYYYGTRSYTSKNCDGSGNPYTPEEACGSGYGRINSAKLGSAGRVYLLYNNSSGYNCVVTMKSTNIGKPTAVSASLQVKGGSKTTDSGNYSYYAGPVRKSAADKCVRWGGSIGSADYESPYEHCGS; this is encoded by the coding sequence ATGCGATTGACGAGATTCCTGGGGGCCGTCGCGGCGGCGGCGATGGGGCTCGGTGCGCTCACCGTGGCGAACGCCCCGGAGGCGAGCGCGGCCACCAACTTCCAGATGCCGTTCCCCTGCAACCAGACCTGGTCGGGCCAGACCCGGACGAACCACAGCCCGCGGCTGGCCGTGGACTTCAACCGAGCAGGCGACCACGGTGACACCGTGGTGGCCTCGGCATCCGGCACCGTGTCGAAGGTGCGCAACGAGGGCAACACCAGCTACGGCAGGTGGATCGAGATCGACCACGGCAGCGGCTGGACCACCCGGTACGCGCATCTGTCCACGCAGAACGTGTCGGTCGGTGCCAGGGTCGCGCAGGGGCAGAAGATCGGCGAGGTGGGCAACACCGGCGGATCGACCGGTGCGCACCTGCACTTCGAGGAGCGGCTCAACGGGGCCGCCCAGCGGATCAAGTTCAACGGTAGCCAGATCTACTACTACGGAACCCGCAGCTACACCAGCAAGAACTGCGACGGTTCCGGCAACCCGTACACGCCGGAGGAGGCCTGCGGCAGTGGCTACGGCCGGATCAACTCGGCCAAGCTGGGCTCCGCCGGGCGGGTGTACCTGCTCTACAACAACTCCAGCGGCTACAACTGCGTCGTCACCATGAAGTCGACGAACATCGGCAAGCCCACGGCCGTCTCGGCCTCCCTACAGGTCAAGGGCGGCAGCAAGACCACGGACTCGGGCAACTACAGCTACTACGCGGGCCCGGTCCGCAAGTCGGCCGCGGACAAGTGCGTGCGGTGGGGCGGCTCCATCGGCTCCGCCGACTACGAAAGCCCCTACGAACACTGTGGCTCCTGA
- a CDS encoding XRE family transcriptional regulator gives MDNRFSSALRAAIAGSGHSLDSLCRELAGRGTPVSVSALSNWQTGTNHPERRRSIAAITGIEETLGLPPRALTVLLPDRRPRGRWQPRGEVPAPHRWMWRSPQAVTRLLAKLDATPDDLYRPARVSRQVKQTIDECGHEYESQVREVIQGDRGGSWRVILVLRCQSLPQPPALVPIEGCRTGRFRAETPHSLCAFELLLDEPLPAGEFTLIEFALRFPPRQAEDHYNLRIQSGVRDLVLQTTFHPSRTPARCAAFHQPATGRPTQTLAERAGTGGNPVFRIVLADPAPGIYGIRWTWPDTGRGAR, from the coding sequence ATGGATAACCGGTTCAGCTCCGCGCTGCGGGCCGCGATCGCCGGCAGCGGGCACAGCCTGGATTCCCTGTGCAGGGAGTTGGCAGGCCGTGGCACGCCGGTCAGCGTCAGCGCGTTGAGCAACTGGCAGACCGGAACGAACCATCCCGAACGCAGGCGTTCCATCGCGGCGATCACCGGTATCGAGGAGACTTTGGGGCTGCCGCCGAGGGCGCTCACGGTGTTGCTGCCGGACCGGCGGCCGCGCGGGCGGTGGCAGCCACGCGGCGAGGTTCCCGCACCGCACCGGTGGATGTGGCGCAGCCCGCAGGCGGTGACCCGGTTACTGGCCAAACTGGACGCGACCCCGGATGACCTCTACCGTCCCGCACGGGTATCCCGGCAGGTCAAGCAGACCATCGACGAGTGCGGCCACGAGTACGAGAGCCAGGTGCGGGAGGTCATCCAGGGTGACCGGGGCGGCTCGTGGCGGGTCATCCTGGTGCTTCGCTGCCAGTCGCTGCCGCAACCACCCGCGCTGGTACCGATCGAGGGCTGTCGCACTGGCCGGTTCCGCGCCGAGACGCCCCACTCGCTGTGTGCCTTCGAGCTACTGCTCGACGAACCGTTGCCGGCGGGCGAGTTCACCCTGATCGAGTTCGCCCTGCGCTTCCCGCCGAGGCAGGCCGAGGACCACTACAACCTCCGAATCCAGTCCGGGGTGCGCGACCTCGTGCTGCAGACCACCTTCCATCCGAGCAGGACACCCGCCCGGTGCGCCGCCTTCCACCAGCCGGCCACCGGCCGACCCACCCAGACCCTCGCCGAACGCGCCGGAACCGGCGGGAACCCGGTGTTCCGGATCGTGCTGGCCGACCCCGCACCCGGGATCTACGGCATCCGCTGGACCTGGCCGGATACCGGCCGGGGCGCACGCTAG
- a CDS encoding metallophosphoesterase — translation MRSRRTIGSRMVLVATSTIGLLAMTASAGAWPSESPPRAEPPAPAGQAAEATKNTANTVNTANTVTVAAVGDICGSACNQTDDVVAGMGADAVITAGDNAYNSGTRSEFDYNYDPYWGRFNDIVHPSPGNHEYYSDAVGYDDYYRDNGVHIGDRGEYYYSFDLGEWHIVSLNSNIDARSGSAQERWLRQDLERNTKPCTMAYWHHPRFSTGGHGDSSRMSDVYEALTDYRADVVVSGHDHSYERFAPATVDGTEDAENGLRQFVIGTGGRGLYSGRSSSDGPSEVFENDTFGVGRFELSATGYSFTFEPVSGRDFTDRVSGECHNANQGPDFGLSTDPAAVSVRRDARVASTVSVAASGGFGSAVDLAVSGLPDGVTGAFEPSTVTPPAGGTAESRLTLAASATAPVGEYTATVTGTSGELRRSAELRISVRPGGEVVFADDFESDRGWRADPAGTDTASTGHWERGIPEQTRSDYSGQLKQLGSAASGWDCLSTGRRAGFDYGEHDVDDGTTSIASPAITLPAGAPALTFAYSVGHGDNSTSEDHLRLSIREGGTVTTVFEREGAPAEVEAGWQRATVDLSAFAGREVGLLFEAADAATPSLFEAQVDDIEIRN, via the coding sequence ATGCGAAGCAGACGAACGATCGGCAGTCGCATGGTGCTCGTCGCCACGAGCACCATCGGTCTCCTCGCGATGACCGCCTCGGCCGGTGCGTGGCCATCCGAATCCCCGCCGCGCGCGGAGCCACCCGCACCGGCCGGGCAGGCAGCGGAGGCCACAAAGAACACAGCGAACACGGTGAACACGGCGAACACCGTGACCGTGGCCGCGGTGGGGGACATCTGCGGCTCGGCCTGTAACCAGACCGACGACGTGGTCGCCGGGATGGGCGCGGACGCCGTGATCACCGCGGGGGACAACGCCTACAACTCGGGCACCCGAAGCGAGTTCGACTACAACTACGATCCGTACTGGGGCAGGTTCAACGATATCGTCCATCCCTCGCCGGGAAACCACGAGTACTACTCCGACGCGGTGGGATACGACGACTACTACCGGGACAACGGTGTCCACATCGGCGATCGCGGCGAGTACTACTACAGCTTCGACCTCGGCGAATGGCATATCGTCTCGCTGAACTCCAATATCGACGCACGCTCCGGCAGCGCGCAGGAACGCTGGTTGCGCCAGGACCTCGAGCGCAACACCAAACCGTGCACCATGGCGTACTGGCACCATCCCCGGTTCTCCACCGGTGGCCACGGCGACAGCAGCAGGATGTCGGACGTGTACGAGGCGCTGACCGACTACCGGGCCGATGTGGTGGTCTCCGGGCACGACCACTCCTACGAGCGATTCGCCCCGGCGACAGTCGACGGCACCGAGGACGCCGAGAACGGGCTGCGGCAGTTCGTGATCGGCACCGGGGGCCGTGGACTCTACTCCGGCCGATCCTCTTCGGACGGACCATCGGAGGTGTTCGAGAACGACACCTTCGGGGTAGGAAGGTTCGAGCTCTCCGCGACCGGTTACTCCTTCACCTTCGAGCCGGTCTCCGGGCGTGACTTCACCGACCGGGTGAGCGGGGAGTGCCACAACGCGAACCAGGGGCCGGACTTCGGGCTCAGCACCGACCCGGCGGCGGTCTCCGTGCGGCGGGACGCCCGCGTCGCCAGCACGGTGTCGGTGGCCGCGAGCGGCGGCTTCGGCTCGGCCGTGGACCTGGCGGTCTCCGGGCTTCCGGACGGGGTGACCGGTGCCTTCGAACCATCCACAGTGACCCCGCCGGCCGGCGGAACCGCCGAGTCCCGACTCACGCTGGCCGCATCGGCCACGGCTCCTGTCGGCGAGTACACCGCGACCGTCACCGGCACCTCAGGAGAGCTGCGGCGATCGGCCGAGCTGCGGATCTCGGTGCGGCCGGGCGGGGAGGTCGTCTTCGCCGACGACTTCGAGTCCGACCGGGGCTGGCGGGCCGATCCGGCAGGGACGGACACTGCCAGCACCGGCCACTGGGAGCGTGGCATCCCCGAGCAGACCAGATCGGACTACAGCGGCCAGCTCAAGCAGCTCGGCAGCGCCGCGAGCGGGTGGGACTGCCTGTCCACCGGAAGGCGAGCCGGTTTCGACTACGGCGAGCATGACGTGGACGACGGCACCACCTCGATCGCTTCTCCGGCCATCACCCTGCCCGCCGGGGCACCGGCGCTGACCTTCGCCTACAGCGTGGGACACGGAGACAACTCCACCAGCGAGGATCATCTCCGGCTCTCGATCCGTGAAGGCGGCACCGTAACCACGGTGTTCGAGCGGGAAGGTGCCCCTGCCGAGGTGGAGGCGGGCTGGCAGCGGGCCACGGTGGACCTCTCCGCGTTCGCCGGCCGCGAGGTCGGCCTGCTGTTCGAGGCCGCGGATGCCGCCACGCCCAGCCTGTTCGAGGCGCAGGTCGACGACATCGAGATCCGGAACTGA